From the genome of Penaeus monodon isolate SGIC_2016 chromosome 16, NSTDA_Pmon_1, whole genome shotgun sequence, one region includes:
- the LOC119582922 gene encoding uncharacterized protein LOC119582922, which produces MKQGKVSMAIRALALDDAAGTLPLDDTTRKALRDKHPPAREAAPDTMYGGTYIPPPAAIFDRITGEDIRKHALHTNGAAGPSGMDAKAWRNILSQARYGSVANDLCNTIAAMARKMATDSCQDIEAFTACRLIALDKKPGCRPIGVGEVLRRIVGKAIMEVTKDDIKAAVGNLQVCAGQKAGGEEAVQAMRTIYSDHDCDAVLLVDATNAFNNINRQAAIHNTRIKCPSLAMYIENSYRKPAKQFICDRHTGNSDTIESAEGTTQGDPVAMAMYATGLLRLQDHISHEKTQVKQVAYADDLAGAGKINDLRKWWDLIQRHEPPQGYHPNAQKSISIAKPGNIEQAKECFGNLEIQINAGGEKYLGAVLGTEQTKETFVKSRPIEDTIKRDFIPALSGGRNPTDLERAILELPPRMGGMGITNPCKISDTEHQNSVRLTGHLTQHILSEDQQRRMQMAQEVGASNRLTALPIKAKGFSLNNQEFFDTLPLGYGWHMDRLPQSCSCGSPFNTNHAMICKTGGFVVIRHEEVRDLTADWRKKLHPEIGKHRRGYSPRHQRQRILGPRPESILRCKDL; this is translated from the exons ATGAAACAAGGGAAAGTGTCAATGGCGATAAGAGCACTGGCACTAGATGATGCAGCAGGGACCTTGCCCTTAGATGACACTACACGTAAGGCACTCAGGGACAAGCACCCCCCAGCGAGAGAAGCCGCTCCCGATACAATGTACGGAGGAACCTACATCCCACCACCAGCAGCAATATTTGATAGAATTACAGGTGAAGATATCAGGAAACACGCCCTCCACACAAACGGTGCAGCTGGACCCTCAGGAATGGATGCCAAAGCCTGGAGGAACATACTAAGCCAAGCGAGATACGGTAGTGTTGCGAATGACCTTTGCAACACGATTGCAGCCATGGCAAGAAAAATGGCAACTGACAGCTGCCAAGATATAGAGGCCTTCACTGCTTGTCGCCTCATTGCCCTTGATAAAAAGCCAGGCTGCCGCCCTATTGGTGTCGGTGAAGTGCTAAGGCGAATAGTAGGGAAGGCAATCATGGAGGTGACGAAAGACGATATTAAGGCTGCAGTAGGAAACCTGCAAGTTTGTGCTGGACAGAAGGCAGGAGGTGAGGAAGCAGTGCAAGCAATGAGAACCATATACAGTGACCATGACTGTGATGCAGTGCTGTTAGTGGATGCAACAAACGCCTTTAACAACATAAACCGTCAAGCAGCAATCCATAACACCAGGATAAAATGCCCCAGTCTGGCGATGTACATAGAGAATTCATACAGAAAACCAGCCAAACAGTTTATATGTGACAGACACACAGGAAATTCTGACACCATTGAATCTGCAGAGGGCACAACCCAAGGCGACCCAGTGGCAATGGCTATGTATGCCACTGGTTTATTAAGACTGCAGGACCATATAAGCCATGAAAAAACGCAGGTGAAACAAGTGGCCTATGCAGATGACCTGGCAGGTGCAGGAAAAATAAATGACCTGAGGAAATGGTGGGACCTGATTCAACGACATGAACCACCACAAGGCTACCATCCAAATGCCCAGAAGTCCATATCAATTGCAAAACCCGGAAACATTGAACAAGCAAAAGAATGTTTTGGAAACTTGGAGATACAAATTAATGCAGGTGGAGAGAAGTATCTTGGAGCTGTCCTAGGaactgaacaaacaaaagaaactttTGTGAAATCCAGA CCTATAGAAGACACCATTAAGAGGGATTTCATCCCAGCCCTCTCAGGTGGGCGAAACCCTACAGATTTAGAGAGGGCCATCCTGGAGCTGCCGCCAAGAATGGGAGGCATGGGAATCACCAACCCATGCAAAATATCAGACACGGAGCATCAGAACTCCGTACGACTAACAGGCCATTTGACGCAGCATATA TTATCAGAGGACCAGCAGAGAAGAATGCAGATGGCACAGGAAGTGGGGGCATCCAACCGGCTCACGGCACTACCTATTAAAGCCAAAGGTTTTAGCCTAAATAATCAAGAATTTTTTGATACCTTGCCTTTAGGGTATGGCTGGCATATGGATAGACTTCCACAATCCTGTTCGTGCGGCTCCCCCTTTAACACAAATCACGCCATGATTTGTAAGACGGGAGGATTTGTCGTCATACGGCATGAGGAAGTCAGGGACCTCACTGCCGACTGGAGGAAGAAGCTTCACCCTGAGATCGGTAAACACCGCAGAGGATACTCGCCTAGACATCAGCGCCAGAGGATTTTGGGCCCGAGGCCAGAGAGCATTCTCCGATGTAAGGATCTTTAG